The Lichenihabitans psoromatis genome contains a region encoding:
- the tilS gene encoding tRNA lysidine(34) synthetase TilS has protein sequence MAETSVAATLPYTADDLSASLPSLLGPSIAPVVVAVSGGPDSIALMHLMATLDRPLTVATVDHGLRAASRDDADFVVAQAQRIGLAAQILTWTGPKPTQAVQGKAREARYRLLTSFCRETGATSLLTAHTLDDQAETLLFRMTRGTGVSGLAGMSGHSFRDGVSHLRPLLRVPKARLVAACAINGWDYRRDPSNEDPRFARTRMRQMLPALAAEGLDASRFGLLAERAARAETALRQAAERLRLLAELPAAPGLLRFDMGLLDREPEEFTIRVLGEAATTVGGSSMLRLDRLEHLAAEIRLAFRAGSTLRRSLGGATLTLAKSGRLTIEVEAPRRRGRAARHRPVDPDSTQTEPFAAEARPFPWQ, from the coding sequence ATGGCTGAGACGAGCGTCGCGGCAACCCTGCCCTACACGGCGGACGATCTTTCCGCTTCGCTCCCTTCGCTTCTGGGTCCCTCGATCGCGCCTGTGGTCGTGGCAGTGTCCGGCGGTCCTGATTCGATCGCGCTCATGCACCTTATGGCGACACTGGATCGTCCCCTCACGGTCGCGACAGTTGACCACGGCTTGCGGGCCGCCTCGCGTGACGATGCCGATTTCGTGGTTGCGCAGGCGCAGCGCATCGGCCTTGCGGCGCAGATCCTAACCTGGACCGGACCGAAGCCGACACAGGCCGTCCAGGGAAAGGCAAGAGAAGCCCGCTATCGCTTGCTCACCAGCTTCTGTCGCGAGACGGGCGCGACATCGCTCCTAACCGCACATACGCTCGACGATCAGGCCGAAACCTTGTTGTTTCGCATGACGCGGGGCACCGGCGTCTCGGGCCTCGCGGGCATGAGCGGCCATTCGTTTCGAGACGGGGTCTCGCATCTGCGCCCTCTCCTCCGTGTGCCGAAGGCCCGCCTGGTTGCTGCCTGCGCGATCAACGGATGGGATTATCGTCGCGATCCCTCAAATGAGGATCCCCGCTTCGCACGCACGCGCATGCGACAGATGCTCCCGGCGCTCGCCGCCGAGGGTCTCGACGCCAGTCGGTTCGGCCTCTTGGCGGAACGCGCTGCGCGGGCCGAGACGGCCTTGCGTCAGGCCGCCGAGCGGCTTCGCTTACTGGCCGAATTGCCGGCCGCGCCCGGACTGCTGCGCTTTGACATGGGCCTGCTCGATCGCGAACCCGAAGAGTTCACGATCCGGGTTCTCGGGGAAGCCGCGACCACGGTCGGCGGCTCATCCATGCTACGGCTCGACCGGCTCGAACATCTCGCGGCAGAGATCCGACTGGCGTTCCGCGCCGGATCAACGCTCCGTCGGAGCCTCGGCGGAGCGACGTTGACGCTTGCGAAGAGCGGACGACTTACAATCGAGGTGGAGGCGCCGCGACGTCGCGGACGCGCCGCGCGGCACAGGCCAGTCGATCCCGATTCAACGCAAACGGAACCATTCGCCGCAGAAGCCAGGCCGTTCCCTTGGCAATGA